Within the Bacteroidota bacterium genome, the region ATGACTCTCTTTTCTCTGATCTGGTCGAAGTTGTAAAATGTCGCCGCTTTCCCATAATGGAGAATAACCGGTCCATCTTTCTTGGTATCCTGCACTTCAAACATGAACCCCTCCCCGCGAATCAGACCTGAGTCCCCAACTTGACCACCTGATTCAGCATAGAACGGGGATTCGGTTAAAACGACAATATTCTCTCCAAATCCACTTATCATTGCTTCATGTTCATCAAATTGATAGCCCACGAAGCGGGTCTCGATCGACTCTATTCTTCCCTTCTGATCAGGGTCAATACCGTACTCTCTTTGAATTGCCGCACGAGTGGCGATCCGAGACCTTTTCCGTTGCTCCTCCATGAGTTCAGTAAACTCCCCCACATCAACTCTCAGCCCCTTCTCCTCTGCCATTAATTGCGTCAGGTCAAGCGGAAACCCGTACGTATCATACAACTTGAACGCATCTTCACCGGGGAAGACTTTTGAATGTCCAATCCGCTCCACTACTGTCTCGAAAATCTCCAATCCTCTATCAAGCGTCGCGTTGAAACTCTCCTCTTCCGCCTTAATCACTCGCTCAACATGCGCTTGCTTCTCTACAATTTCAGGGAATGCCTTCCCCATCGAGTCAACAACAGAAGATGTGATTTGATAGATGAACGGCTCGCGCATGCCTAAATTCCGTCCGAACCGCGCAGCGCGGCGGAGAATGCGGCGAAGAACGTAGCCGCGTCCCTCGTTGCTTGGGATTGCTCCATCGGTAATCGAGAACGTGAGCATGCGGATGTGGTCGGCGATGACACGCATTGCAATGTCGGTGGGGGAGTCGAGCTTGCTGGTGTATTCCTTGCCTACAGTCTGCGCAATTTTGCCGATGATAGGCATGAACACGTCTGTGTCGTAGTTGGAGCTTTTCCCCTGCAGCACGGCACAAATGCGTTCAAATCCCGCGCCTGTGTCAACGTGCTTTGCAGGCAGATTCTCAAGCTCGCCTTTGTCGTTGCGGTTGTTCTGGATGAAGACGAGGTTCCAGATTTCCATTACTCTTGCGTCGCCCGCGTTGACGAGATTGCCGCCCGAGTAATCCAGAGTCAGGTCAATGTGGATTTCAGAACAAGGTCCGCACGGACCCGTTTCGCCCATCTCCCAGAAATTATCCTTCTTGCCGAACTTCTGAATATGCGCCGGGTCGATGTCGGTGACCTTTTTCCAGAGTTCAAATGCTTCGTCGTCGGTTTCGTACACGGTGGCATAGAGACGGCGCTTTTCCAACCCCCATTCCTTTGTCAGCAACTCCCACGCCCATGCGATTGCTTCTTTCTTGTAGTAGTCGCCGAACGACCAGTTGCCCAACATCTCGAAAAACGTATGATGGTACGTGTCGCGGCCGACCTCTTCGAGATCGTTATGCTTGCCGCTGACGCGGATGCACTTCTGCGTATCGGCTGCGCGGACGTAGTCGCGTTTGCCGGTTCCGAGAAACACATCTTTGAACTGGTTCATGCCGGCGTTCGTAAACAGCAGCGTC harbors:
- the alaS gene encoding alanine--tRNA ligase, with product MTSSQIRQSFLDFFEKRGHRIVPSSSVIPHGDPTLLFTNAGMNQFKDVFLGTGKRDYVRAADTQKCIRVSGKHNDLEEVGRDTYHHTFFEMLGNWSFGDYYKKEAIAWAWELLTKEWGLEKRRLYATVYETDDEAFELWKKVTDIDPAHIQKFGKKDNFWEMGETGPCGPCSEIHIDLTLDYSGGNLVNAGDARVMEIWNLVFIQNNRNDKGELENLPAKHVDTGAGFERICAVLQGKSSNYDTDVFMPIIGKIAQTVGKEYTSKLDSPTDIAMRVIADHIRMLTFSITDGAIPSNEGRGYVLRRILRRAARFGRNLGMREPFIYQITSSVVDSMGKAFPEIVEKQAHVERVIKAEEESFNATLDRGLEIFETVVERIGHSKVFPGEDAFKLYDTYGFPLDLTQLMAEEKGLRVDVGEFTELMEEQRKRSRIATRAAIQREYGIDPDQKGRIESIETRFVGYQFDEHEAMISGFGENIVVLTESPFYAESGGQVGDSGLIRGEGFMFEVQDTKKDGPVILHYGKAATFYNFDQIREKRVIASIDRFRRRNVERNHSATHLVHEALRRVLGAHVHQQGSLVAPDHLRFDFPHFGKITPEEIKAIEEMVNAKIAEDIEVETVEEPIELARKRSNVKMFFGDKYGDIVRVVAIDDKYSVEFCGGTHVRNTKDIGLFKIISESSIASGVRRIEAVTGEGVQRYIDERLKKAKQLDDQLAKFIEEKEMLERELQKYSEHHIGTRRPSLGSISLPSDQRDAIEAVEAGLTLREHTLEQISKQTADLKKELSKHKVKEA